In Pedobacter sp. W3I1, one DNA window encodes the following:
- a CDS encoding SusC/RagA family TonB-linked outer membrane protein, whose product MSKIYNQKVVLLYLRRICAGKAKILAVLLLTMFGSFSAFAQTVIVGTIKDNKGITLPGVSVRVKNTSVGTLTDAAGKYTIKVPDGNQTLVFTFIGFTTQEVALNGRSTINITMDDGAQGLNDVVVIGYGTAQKKDVTGAVSSIKATQLENENPNSVTDILRGNIPGLTVGFNNSAKGGGDLLVRGKTTLTGTTTPLIVLDGVIFIGQLSDINPNDIESVDVLKDASSLAVYGAKAATGVVAITTKKGKSGAPTITVNTNFGMATLAQDQPVYDGPGFLNWRADVQRSGGVNPAYIYNDPNNLPEGVTLTQWLNGQTTTNPTDLWLSRLGLLANEKANYLAGKTTDWYDMLFVTGQRQDHTLSLSGKKEEVSYYMSLGYLKNESIIAGGGFSTFRTRLNLEGKAAKFLTLGMNLQFADRDEGAIEAQFSQLPDLSPYGDFYNADGSLRRIPTDDNGLNARNPFLDRTYNSRLQKQSTLFGSLYAKVQLPFGITYQANFSPGLDQYRTFNHQSSKNPNVTIPGGSASRAQETRYNWQLDNLLKWNRTIATDHNIDVTLLVNAEKYSTWYTIASNEGFAPTDVLGYHNIQSGNKPTVSSDDKVYTGDALLARVNYSYKGRYAVTGSVRRDGYSAFGASKKRANFPAAAVAWTVSEESFLKPVKWIDFLKLRLSYGINGNREIRDINNVIDPYVAIQTLTGGKYQSVSGSGTPGEVNTVVNSSRLGNPNLEWEKTKSLNLGLDFGFLNNRISGSIELYDKKTSDLLIGQTLPNVSGYVNVIANLGRVNNKGFEFSITSKNFTGGNITWSTSANLSLNRNKIVGLATPNDDPGNGWFIGKDIDVVWEYKILGVWQENEVAEANKFNKGIKPGDFKLLDVDGNYVYNDLDKQFIGYKSPRFNWSFRNDFNIYKNFDFSFQLISSWGQLRADNQTKNQPGSVGFGRSSSYVVPYWTPGNPVNDYARLNSGLSGVSFNAYRKSSFIRLNTIALAYSLPKDFLGKLRVQGAKIYANVSNAGVYAPNWNQWDPQTADNNGNPVPTPRVYTFGLNVTL is encoded by the coding sequence ATGAGTAAAATTTACAACCAAAAAGTAGTATTGCTATACCTCAGGCGCATCTGTGCGGGTAAAGCAAAAATTTTAGCGGTATTACTTCTGACGATGTTCGGGAGTTTTAGCGCTTTTGCCCAGACCGTTATTGTGGGTACCATTAAAGATAACAAAGGCATAACGCTTCCAGGAGTAAGCGTAAGGGTAAAAAATACATCAGTAGGCACCTTAACCGATGCTGCGGGGAAGTATACCATAAAAGTTCCTGATGGCAATCAAACCCTGGTATTCACGTTTATCGGCTTCACCACACAAGAAGTTGCCTTAAACGGGAGAAGCACCATCAATATTACAATGGACGACGGGGCGCAAGGCCTAAACGATGTAGTGGTAATTGGATATGGTACTGCACAGAAAAAAGATGTTACCGGTGCGGTTTCGAGCATTAAAGCCACGCAGCTGGAAAACGAAAATCCAAACAGTGTGACTGATATCCTTCGTGGTAATATCCCGGGCTTAACCGTTGGCTTTAATAATAGTGCCAAAGGTGGGGGAGATTTGCTTGTGCGTGGAAAAACAACGCTTACGGGTACCACAACACCCCTGATTGTGCTAGATGGGGTTATTTTTATCGGACAGCTGTCTGATATTAACCCTAACGATATCGAATCGGTTGACGTACTTAAGGATGCAAGTTCGCTTGCGGTTTACGGTGCAAAAGCAGCAACCGGTGTGGTAGCCATTACCACTAAAAAAGGAAAAAGCGGCGCGCCAACCATTACCGTAAATACAAACTTCGGAATGGCTACCCTGGCTCAGGATCAACCCGTGTACGATGGTCCGGGTTTTCTAAACTGGCGTGCCGATGTACAGCGCAGTGGCGGGGTAAATCCAGCTTATATCTACAATGATCCCAATAATTTACCGGAAGGAGTAACGCTTACCCAATGGTTAAACGGGCAAACCACCACCAATCCAACTGATCTTTGGTTAAGCCGCCTTGGCCTTTTGGCTAACGAGAAAGCCAACTATCTTGCCGGAAAAACAACAGACTGGTACGACATGCTTTTTGTAACCGGCCAACGCCAGGATCATACCCTAAGCCTCAGCGGGAAAAAAGAAGAAGTTTCCTATTACATGTCTTTAGGCTATCTTAAAAACGAAAGTATTATTGCGGGTGGCGGCTTCAGCACTTTCCGTACCCGGTTAAACCTGGAAGGTAAAGCGGCTAAGTTTTTAACCCTTGGCATGAATCTCCAATTTGCTGACCGTGATGAGGGCGCTATTGAAGCCCAGTTTTCGCAACTACCTGATTTATCTCCCTACGGCGATTTTTATAATGCAGATGGTTCTTTAAGAAGGATCCCTACGGATGATAACGGCCTCAATGCCCGTAATCCTTTCCTTGACCGAACTTATAATTCGAGGTTGCAAAAACAGAGTACTTTGTTTGGTAGTCTTTACGCCAAAGTACAGTTGCCTTTTGGGATCACTTATCAAGCTAATTTTAGTCCGGGTTTAGATCAGTACCGCACTTTTAACCATCAATCTTCTAAAAATCCAAATGTAACTATACCTGGCGGTTCAGCATCAAGGGCGCAGGAAACCAGGTACAACTGGCAGCTGGATAACCTTTTAAAATGGAACAGAACTATTGCTACAGATCATAACATTGATGTAACGTTATTGGTTAATGCCGAAAAATATTCTACCTGGTATACCATTGCAAGTAACGAGGGTTTTGCACCAACTGATGTGTTGGGTTATCATAACATTCAAAGCGGGAATAAACCTACCGTGAGCAGCGATGATAAGGTGTACACCGGCGATGCTTTACTGGCCAGGGTAAATTACTCCTACAAAGGCAGGTATGCCGTTACGGGCTCTGTGCGTAGAGATGGGTACTCTGCTTTTGGGGCATCTAAAAAACGTGCAAATTTCCCTGCCGCTGCAGTGGCCTGGACGGTAAGTGAAGAAAGCTTTTTAAAACCGGTTAAATGGATCGACTTCTTAAAACTGCGTTTATCTTATGGTATTAATGGAAACAGAGAAATCAGGGATATTAACAATGTAATCGACCCTTATGTTGCCATTCAGACTTTAACCGGAGGCAAGTACCAATCGGTTAGCGGCAGTGGTACACCAGGAGAGGTGAATACCGTTGTAAACAGCTCGCGTTTGGGTAATCCAAACCTGGAGTGGGAAAAGACAAAGTCGTTAAATCTTGGTTTGGATTTTGGATTTTTGAACAATAGAATCAGCGGATCTATTGAACTTTATGATAAGAAAACATCAGACCTCTTAATTGGTCAAACGTTACCGAATGTTTCGGGCTATGTAAATGTAATTGCCAATTTAGGCCGCGTAAACAATAAGGGTTTTGAGTTTAGCATCACCAGTAAAAACTTTACGGGCGGAAATATCACCTGGAGCACGTCAGCCAACCTTTCACTTAACCGCAATAAAATTGTTGGTTTGGCTACGCCGAATGATGATCCGGGTAACGGATGGTTTATCGGTAAAGACATTGATGTAGTTTGGGAGTATAAAATTTTAGGGGTATGGCAGGAGAATGAAGTAGCAGAAGCCAATAAATTTAACAAGGGCATTAAACCGGGTGATTTTAAATTATTGGATGTAGATGGCAATTATGTATATAACGACCTGGATAAACAGTTTATCGGCTACAAAAGCCCAAGGTTCAATTGGTCGTTCCGAAACGATTTCAATATCTATAAAAATTTCGATTTTTCATTCCAACTCATCTCAAGCTGGGGCCAGCTTAGGGCCGATAATCAAACTAAAAACCAACCGGGAAGTGTAGGTTTTGGCCGGTCAAGTTCATATGTTGTGCCTTATTGGACACCAGGCAACCCCGTTAATGATTATGCCCGCCTAAATTCGGGTTTAAGTGGGGTAAGTTTTAATGCTTATCGTAAAAGCTCGTTTATCAGGTTAAATACCATTGCGCTCGCTTACAGCCTGCCTAAAGATTTTCTGGGCAAACTCAGGGTTCAGGGTGCAAAAATATATGCCAATGTAAGTAATGCAGGTGTATATGCGCCAAACTGGAACCAATGGGATCCGCAAACTGCAGATAATAATGGAAATCCTGTTCCAACACCAAGAGTTTACACTTTCGGACTGAATGTTACCCTTTAA